The Spirosoma oryzicola region GCTCTTTGCGCCGTAAATGCACTGATGCTCACGGCTATCATGGGCATTGTCCTGTACCGGACGCTCTATACCGGCAAAGAGTACGGTAACCCAGCGGACCAAGGCGATTTTCTTCCCGGCTTTTACGCGATCATTGCTGCTCTGGTGTTTAACGCCTTGGCAAACCGGTTTATTCGTCGGGACGAGAAACTGGTCCGTGGTTCAGACAGACTGCGGTAGACAATAACATACACGAATTAAATAGGTCGCCCTTTCAACTGATATTGAAAGGGCGACCTATTTCTTTGCCATACGCTGACTTATCAGGAAATGTCTTTATCGATTGATTCTTCAACGGCCTTGCTTTTCATCCAGTCGTACAAAAACAAATAGATGATTACTGACGACACGGTACCGACTATCGAACCAACATACACATCTTCCACAAAATGCTGAAACAGATATACGCGTGAATACCCAGTCAGGATACACAATAGAAAGAAAAAATAACCGCGATTTTTGCGGGCGTCAAGGAAAGCGAGTAAGCCAAACACCGCAAAAGCGGAAGTCGTATGCCCCGACGGAAAACTGTTGTAACTGTAAATATCCAATCCTTTGATGAGGTGATATTCATACGTTGAATGCTCGAAGAACTTCAACGGTCGGGGCGAATTAGGAAACACGACTGTCTTCAGGAACAAGGAAGTCAGCGAAGAAAGCGCAAAACTAGCAAAAGCGACAAAGCCGACCCGTCTGTTGTAAATGAGCAGAATAACGCAAACAATCACAAAAAAAGCCCCATCTCCCATGTACGTTAAGTAAGGAAACAGCTCATCAGCCAGCAGGCTATTGCGTTTGTTGACCCACTGCATCAGTTGCTCCTGCGTGTAGAGCAATTGTAATGCGCCCACAACGACCAGGAATACCGCGTAAGGCAAAAAGAAATAACGATTTTTTCGCAGGAAATTAGCTAGCATTATCGAAAATCCGGGATTAGTTGGCAGACGTCGCTTTCTCGACGGTAATGCCCACACTTAAAATATTCAGCAGAGGGTCCTGCCGCATGTACTGCTTAATCTGCATGGTGTATTTTCCCGGCTTGGGAAAGCGGTAGTCACGCTTCATCAAAAATTTGTGATCGAACAGATCCCCTAGTCCATCCCCATTCGGCTTCCCTGTTTTCGGGTCCATCAGAATCAGCTCGTCCAGCCGCGATTCGATTTCCTTACCACTGGCATCCCGCAGATAGCGAGTTAAATAAAGATTGTAATAGCCGTAAGATAAGCTGTTGCGCAGGTTATAGTAAATGTTGTAAGGTATTGAAGCATCCGTTATTTCAAACGTAAAAGTGGGTGCGTTTTTGATGTACCACTTCCCATCGTCAATATCTGTGTATTCTTTGTAGACTGCATTCGTGTCACAACCGCATACGAACAACACGGTGACTATCAATAAACTTAATCGTTTCATACCTCCTCTTAATAGTTTGCAAAACTACAACGACCCAACTGGCTTTTCAAATCAGAAGAAACTACAGAAATAGTTTGCAAACGACGGTAATAGTTCTAGATTTGCTTTATGGAAAAATTA contains the following coding sequences:
- a CDS encoding gliding motility lipoprotein GldH, encoding MKRLSLLIVTVLFVCGCDTNAVYKEYTDIDDGKWYIKNAPTFTFEITDASIPYNIYYNLRNSLSYGYYNLYLTRYLRDASGKEIESRLDELILMDPKTGKPNGDGLGDLFDHKFLMKRDYRFPKPGKYTMQIKQYMRQDPLLNILSVGITVEKATSAN
- a CDS encoding phosphatase PAP2 family protein, whose product is MLANFLRKNRYFFLPYAVFLVVVGALQLLYTQEQLMQWVNKRNSLLADELFPYLTYMGDGAFFVIVCVILLIYNRRVGFVAFASFALSSLTSLFLKTVVFPNSPRPLKFFEHSTYEYHLIKGLDIYSYNSFPSGHTTSAFAVFGLLAFLDARKNRGYFFFLLCILTGYSRVYLFQHFVEDVYVGSIVGTVSSVIIYLFLYDWMKSKAVEESIDKDIS